One part of the Mariniflexile litorale genome encodes these proteins:
- a CDS encoding glycosyltransferase, which yields MIKLSIIVPVYNVEKYIERCIRSISKQDLPSQAYEIIIVNDGSTDDSLNIINNVSKEYTNIIVHTQENTGLGGARNKGITLAKGTYIWFIDSDDFIAENCLNELVNFIETKSLDVLSFDFNCTDEEGNIINWIDFKLDYQNKPVVSGDTFYFNNYVHSYIWLYIFKTSLFTTNQLRFEERINMQDSEIMPRIMHHVNKIAPIHKVVYYYVNRENSFINSKKKNVRKRYYDSIIKVNSLLNSFKNSLPKEALITQGINNKLADINRILFLQFIFNDFDRATLKDILKSLKSHKLYPFPPIEEENKLKKINYNLLRLVINKFPIATRNLYLKLK from the coding sequence ATGATTAAACTAAGTATTATAGTACCAGTATATAACGTTGAAAAATATATTGAACGTTGTATCAGATCCATTTCAAAACAAGACCTCCCATCACAGGCCTACGAAATTATAATCGTAAATGATGGATCTACTGATGATTCATTAAACATTATAAATAACGTATCTAAAGAGTATACCAATATTATAGTACATACCCAAGAAAATACGGGTTTAGGAGGCGCTAGAAATAAAGGGATTACTTTGGCGAAAGGAACCTATATCTGGTTTATAGATTCCGATGATTTTATTGCTGAAAACTGTTTAAATGAATTAGTCAATTTCATTGAAACCAAGAGTTTAGATGTTTTAAGTTTCGATTTTAATTGTACCGATGAAGAGGGTAACATAATTAACTGGATCGATTTCAAATTAGACTATCAAAACAAACCAGTTGTTTCTGGTGATACATTCTATTTCAATAATTATGTACATAGCTACATTTGGTTATATATCTTCAAAACATCGTTATTCACAACCAACCAATTGCGTTTTGAAGAACGCATCAATATGCAAGATTCTGAAATTATGCCCAGGATTATGCATCATGTTAATAAAATAGCGCCTATACATAAGGTGGTTTACTATTACGTAAATAGAGAAAACTCGTTTATTAACAGTAAAAAAAAGAATGTAAGAAAACGCTATTATGATTCTATTATAAAAGTAAATAGTTTGCTTAATAGCTTTAAAAATAGCTTACCAAAAGAAGCATTAATTACACAAGGTATTAACAACAAATTAGCAGACATTAATCGCATTCTATTTTTACAATTTATATTTAATGATTTTGATAGAGCAACTTTAAAGGACATTCTTAAAAGTTTAAAATCGCATAAACTCTATCCGTTCCCTCCTATTGAAGAAGAAAATAAACTAAAAAAAATCAATTATAATCTGCTGCGTTTAGTAATTAACAAATTCCCCATAGCAACTAGAAACCTCTATTTAAAATTAAAATGA
- a CDS encoding EpsG family protein: protein MIDFVPLQYYFDIFINIVFFVIACVLLHTYTLTGFEQRIRNLNRFLSIFLVVFTIIYLGLRPVSGRYFTDMSTYAAVFEWYKAGRPLYTEGDIGFDVFMYFMAKFGSIHFFFFTCMFLYVMPLYWACKIWFPNFYLFGFLMLIASFSFYTYGVNGMRNGIATSLFILGIALNKRKVFMILILLLSLSMHQSMKLPILAFILTYFVNDTKKYLLFWLFSIFLSIAIGPTLVNLFSQLGLGGEKLSGYLATKPSAEDYSSIGFRYDFLLYSAAPVFAGYYFVIKRNFNDVIYKRILHTYLICNAMWIMVITASFSNRFAYLSWFLMGIVIIYPYLKEVFWENQFYRIGIVTLLYFGFTYFMSYIYYG from the coding sequence ATGATTGATTTTGTACCATTACAATATTATTTCGATATTTTTATAAATATAGTTTTTTTTGTAATTGCTTGTGTGTTATTACATACTTATACCTTAACTGGTTTTGAACAACGAATTCGAAATTTAAATAGATTTTTATCTATATTTTTAGTGGTGTTTACAATTATTTATCTAGGTTTAAGACCTGTAAGTGGTAGATACTTTACTGACATGTCAACTTATGCCGCTGTTTTTGAATGGTACAAAGCAGGAAGACCTTTATATACAGAAGGAGATATTGGTTTTGATGTTTTCATGTACTTTATGGCAAAGTTTGGGTCCATACACTTTTTTTTCTTTACCTGTATGTTTTTATATGTAATGCCTTTATATTGGGCTTGCAAAATTTGGTTTCCAAATTTTTATTTATTCGGCTTTCTAATGCTTATTGCTTCTTTTTCTTTTTATACTTATGGTGTTAATGGTATGAGAAATGGTATTGCAACATCTTTATTTATTTTAGGGATTGCTTTAAATAAAAGAAAAGTATTTATGATTTTGATTTTGCTTTTATCATTGTCAATGCATCAAAGTATGAAGTTACCCATACTAGCTTTTATACTAACCTATTTTGTTAACGACACAAAAAAATATTTACTGTTTTGGCTATTCTCCATATTCCTATCTATTGCCATAGGGCCAACTTTAGTGAATTTATTTAGTCAATTAGGCTTAGGTGGTGAAAAGCTAAGTGGTTATTTGGCAACAAAACCTAGCGCAGAAGATTATAGCTCTATAGGCTTTAGATATGATTTTTTATTATATAGCGCTGCACCAGTATTTGCTGGGTATTATTTTGTGATTAAAAGAAACTTTAACGATGTAATCTATAAACGCATTCTACACACCTATTTAATTTGCAACGCGATGTGGATTATGGTTATAACAGCTAGCTTTTCTAATAGATTTGCCTATTTATCTTGGTTTTTAATGGGGATTGTTATTATTTACCCCTATTTAAAAGAAGTTTTTTGGGAAAACCAATTTTACAGAATAGGCATCGTAACATTATTGTATTTCGGTTTTACTTATTTTATGTCTTATATATATTATGGATAA
- a CDS encoding O-antigen translocase has product MKEHKSSYRQIMKATSLFGGVQVFNIIISIIKSKAIAVLLGPKGMGIASLLSSTVELISSLTNFRLGNSAVKDIAAAHTSGDDNKISKIISVFRKLVWVTGILGAIVTIILAPWLSEFTFGNNHYTWAFVWISVTLLLNQLSSGQLVLLQGMRQLNYLAKANMVGAVAGLCIAVPIYYFYGIDGIVPTMIITSIVSMLTSWYFSNKIKIKTIPVSKKDLITDGKGMMQLGFMLSLSSLMTVGESFLVRSYISNTGGLEDVGLYGAGFAIIGTYVGLIFSAMGTDYFPRLSGVAHDNKETKILVNQQSEIGVLILAPLLTVFLIFINWIVIILYSTKFIPVNDMIHWAALGMFFKVVSWAIGFILIAKGASKTFFWSELLGTSYLLILNLLGYHFFGLEGLGVSFFIAYFLVLIQVYLIAKYKYQFSFNLEFSKIFAIQFLLAIVCFLISRYMPSPYSYIAGTAIIIITSWYTYIELDKRLDIKNIIKKFTKK; this is encoded by the coding sequence ATGAAAGAACACAAGTCTTCTTATAGACAAATTATGAAAGCAACCTCTTTATTTGGAGGGGTGCAAGTGTTTAATATTATTATTTCAATAATCAAATCAAAAGCCATTGCTGTCCTGTTAGGTCCTAAAGGCATGGGAATAGCTAGTTTATTAAGTTCTACAGTCGAGTTAATAAGCTCTTTAACTAATTTTAGACTGGGTAACAGTGCTGTTAAAGATATCGCTGCCGCACATACTTCGGGTGATGATAACAAGATTTCTAAAATAATTTCAGTTTTTAGAAAATTAGTATGGGTAACAGGCATCCTGGGTGCCATTGTTACTATTATATTAGCACCATGGCTTAGTGAGTTTACTTTTGGTAATAACCACTACACTTGGGCATTTGTCTGGATTTCTGTTACCCTGTTACTTAATCAATTATCAAGCGGCCAGTTAGTATTACTCCAAGGCATGCGCCAGTTAAACTATTTAGCAAAAGCCAATATGGTGGGAGCTGTTGCGGGTTTGTGTATAGCGGTGCCCATATATTATTTTTATGGAATTGATGGTATTGTACCAACTATGATCATAACCTCCATAGTATCCATGCTCACCTCATGGTATTTTAGTAATAAAATTAAAATTAAAACCATACCTGTAAGTAAAAAAGATCTTATAACCGATGGAAAAGGCATGATGCAATTGGGCTTTATGCTTAGTTTAAGTTCGTTAATGACGGTGGGAGAATCTTTTTTAGTTCGAAGTTATATTAGCAATACGGGAGGGTTAGAAGATGTTGGTTTATATGGGGCTGGTTTTGCCATCATTGGTACTTATGTGGGGCTCATATTTTCGGCCATGGGCACCGATTATTTCCCCAGACTCTCTGGTGTAGCTCATGATAATAAAGAAACTAAGATATTAGTAAATCAACAATCAGAAATTGGGGTTTTAATTTTAGCACCTTTACTAACGGTTTTTTTAATATTTATTAATTGGATTGTAATTATATTATACTCAACAAAATTCATCCCTGTAAACGATATGATTCACTGGGCAGCATTGGGTATGTTTTTTAAAGTGGTTAGTTGGGCAATTGGTTTTATTCTAATAGCCAAAGGAGCTTCTAAGACATTTTTTTGGAGTGAATTACTTGGAACCAGTTATTTACTTATTCTAAATCTTTTGGGTTATCATTTTTTTGGATTGGAAGGTCTGGGTGTTTCATTTTTTATAGCATATTTTTTAGTTTTAATCCAAGTATATTTAATTGCAAAATATAAATACCAATTTTCTTTTAATCTGGAATTTTCTAAAATATTTGCAATTCAATTTTTATTAGCCATTGTCTGTTTTTTAATTTCAAGGTACATGCCATCGCCCTACTCATACATTGCAGGTACTGCTATTATTATTATAACAAGTTGGTACACTTATATAGAATTAGATAAACGTCTAGATATTAAAAATATAATAAAAAAATTCACCAAAAAATAA
- a CDS encoding MBOAT family O-acyltransferase, with protein sequence MLFNSIEYLIFLPVSFLLYWFVFNKKITVQNFLLLALSYLFYGWWDWRFLSLIIFSSIIDYTCGLQIEKSALQKTKKYWLLISMIINLGFLGIFKYFNFFSKSLSEAFESIGYSFDTLTLDVILPVGISFYTFQTMSYTIDVYNGKLKPTKDVVAFFAFVSFFPQLVAGPIERATNLLPQFYTKRRFDYKNASDGLRQILWGLFKKIVIADNCAIIANQVFDNNQDYNASSLAIGALFFTFQIYGDFSGYSDIAIGTSRLFGFNLMQNFAFPYFSRDIAEFWRRWHISLSTWFRDYVYIPLGGSKGGTSMKIRNTFIIFIVSGFWHGANWTFIVWGALNAFYFLPLLLLNKNRNNTNIVAEDRLFINLSELCQIGFTFTLTVIAWIFFRASSVTDALLYIKGLFSSTLFSIPSVDLKPLIYIFILIFFEWLHRNKQHGLELNYINKFYIRWVIYIFIFLIILFFGAQSQSFIYFQF encoded by the coding sequence ATGCTATTTAATTCTATTGAATATTTAATATTTCTCCCTGTATCCTTTTTATTGTATTGGTTTGTTTTCAATAAAAAAATAACAGTGCAAAACTTTTTGCTTCTTGCCTTAAGTTATCTTTTTTATGGTTGGTGGGATTGGCGATTCTTATCATTAATCATTTTTAGTTCAATAATTGACTATACCTGTGGTTTACAAATAGAAAAATCCGCATTACAAAAAACAAAAAAATACTGGTTGCTAATTAGTATGATTATCAATTTGGGTTTTTTAGGCATTTTTAAATATTTTAATTTCTTTTCTAAATCTTTATCAGAGGCTTTTGAAAGTATAGGTTATTCTTTTGATACTTTAACTCTGGATGTTATATTACCTGTTGGAATAAGTTTTTATACTTTTCAAACCATGAGCTATACTATTGATGTTTATAATGGTAAATTAAAACCAACAAAAGACGTTGTAGCTTTTTTTGCTTTTGTTAGTTTTTTTCCTCAATTAGTTGCAGGCCCTATTGAAAGAGCTACTAATTTATTACCCCAATTTTATACAAAAAGACGATTTGATTATAAAAATGCTTCTGATGGATTAAGACAAATTTTATGGGGGTTATTCAAAAAGATCGTAATAGCCGATAACTGTGCTATTATTGCCAACCAAGTATTCGATAATAATCAAGATTATAATGCAAGTTCTTTAGCTATTGGTGCTTTATTTTTTACTTTCCAAATTTATGGTGATTTTTCAGGATATTCTGATATTGCCATAGGAACCTCAAGGTTATTTGGTTTCAATCTCATGCAAAATTTTGCATTCCCATATTTTTCAAGAGATATTGCAGAGTTTTGGAGGCGATGGCATATTTCCCTTTCAACATGGTTTAGAGACTATGTTTACATTCCTCTTGGTGGCAGTAAAGGAGGAACGTCCATGAAGATTAGAAATACATTTATCATTTTTATAGTAAGTGGTTTTTGGCATGGTGCCAATTGGACTTTTATTGTTTGGGGAGCACTTAACGCTTTTTACTTTCTTCCTCTATTACTATTAAACAAAAACAGAAATAATACCAACATAGTTGCTGAAGATAGATTATTTATTAATCTATCTGAACTATGCCAAATTGGTTTTACTTTTACCCTTACAGTAATTGCTTGGATCTTTTTTAGAGCTTCATCTGTAACAGATGCTTTATTATACATTAAAGGATTGTTTTCAAGTACATTGTTTTCTATTCCTTCTGTAGATTTAAAACCTTTAATATATATATTTATTTTAATCTTTTTTGAATGGTTACATCGGAATAAACAACATGGCTTAGAATTGAATTACATAAATAAATTTTATATCCGTTGGGTCATATATATATTTATTTTTTTAATTATATTATTTTTTGGAGCACAATCTCAATCATTCATATATTTTCAATTTTAA
- a CDS encoding glycosyltransferase, translating to MTIIVPVYNVSAYLNTCINSIAIQDINSNQYEIIAVNDGSTDDSLAVLENLQLQFSNLKIITQENQGLSGARNTGLDNALGHYILFVDADDYILPNMLNNLIKIASTYNTDILEFGAVGITPGKKIVYSMTASTHNNVLTGEEYLSSINYMGSACNKLYSFDFLNKHSLRFLEKVFIEDIEFNSRAVFLSKRIMAIDTIIAHFLQREGSITRTKNFAKKEKMIFDIFIVLKSINDFTEKTVTKNSIAYIPLKKRVNELVATMLLRVMKETKTTRIKDEIIIKLKNENLYRNKYKPDTKTKKWFLYFAYQYNIFSLSCSLFSNYNKWCYEK from the coding sequence TTGACAATTATAGTACCTGTTTATAATGTGTCGGCTTATTTAAATACTTGTATAAACAGTATCGCTATACAAGATATTAATAGTAACCAATATGAAATTATAGCTGTTAACGATGGGTCAACTGATGATAGCTTAGCTGTTTTAGAAAACTTACAACTACAATTTTCAAATCTGAAAATCATTACACAAGAAAATCAAGGTTTGAGTGGAGCTCGTAATACGGGTTTAGATAATGCTTTAGGACACTATATATTATTTGTTGATGCAGATGATTATATCTTGCCTAATATGCTTAACAATCTAATTAAAATAGCTAGTACTTATAATACAGATATCTTAGAGTTTGGTGCTGTTGGTATAACACCGGGCAAAAAAATAGTATACTCTATGACGGCATCAACACATAATAATGTTTTAACCGGAGAAGAGTATCTATCTAGTATTAATTATATGGGTTCTGCCTGTAATAAATTATATAGTTTTGATTTTTTAAACAAACACAGTCTGCGCTTTTTAGAAAAGGTCTTCATTGAAGATATTGAGTTTAACTCACGTGCTGTGTTTCTTAGCAAGCGTATTATGGCAATTGACACCATTATAGCACATTTTCTACAGCGTGAAGGGTCTATAACCAGAACAAAGAACTTTGCTAAAAAAGAAAAAATGATTTTTGATATTTTCATAGTATTAAAATCCATCAATGATTTTACAGAAAAAACAGTTACAAAAAACTCAATAGCTTATATACCTTTAAAAAAACGTGTAAATGAATTAGTTGCCACTATGCTTTTACGTGTTATGAAAGAAACTAAAACAACAAGGATAAAAGATGAAATTATCATAAAGTTAAAAAATGAAAATCTTTACCGTAATAAATACAAACCCGATACAAAAACAAAAAAGTGGTTTTTATATTTTGCTTATCAATACAATATATTCTCTTTAAGCTGCAGCTTATTTTCTAATTATAATAAATGGTGTTATGAAAAATGA
- a CDS encoding beta-1,6-N-acetylglucosaminyltransferase, whose product MKNDIAIIILAHHNPEQLSLLINHLKTSFTVYVQIDKKSKINISELPKDINVNYYKDIEVYWGDFSLVKNMHDVLLKAYLNKHSHYLFISGDDLPIKSNQNIINFLNKNKNSIYMYANPLPIATWGFNQGFDRLDRYWYMKIKSRNLVKALNRILLYTQRILLIKRKRFPVNYFAGSQWINLTNESVQIIFEFLEKNPQYLKKLKHSRATDEIWVQTIIMNSSLKSQVVNTDLRYIDWETGPEFPRVLNELDEEKLLSASALFARKFNYSKNKAFIKSLLKNLK is encoded by the coding sequence ATGAAAAATGATATAGCTATTATCATACTTGCTCACCACAATCCAGAACAATTATCATTGCTAATAAACCATTTAAAAACTAGTTTTACAGTTTATGTACAAATTGATAAAAAATCTAAAATTAATATTAGTGAGTTACCTAAAGATATAAATGTAAATTACTATAAAGACATTGAAGTATATTGGGGTGATTTTAGTTTGGTTAAAAATATGCATGATGTGCTCCTAAAAGCATATTTAAATAAGCATTCACATTATTTATTTATTAGTGGTGATGACTTACCTATAAAATCCAATCAAAATATTATTAATTTTTTAAACAAAAATAAAAACAGCATATATATGTATGCCAATCCATTACCTATTGCTACATGGGGGTTTAATCAAGGGTTTGATAGATTAGATAGGTATTGGTATATGAAAATAAAATCAAGAAATTTAGTTAAGGCTTTAAATCGAATATTACTATACACCCAGCGTATATTACTAATTAAAAGAAAACGTTTTCCTGTAAACTATTTTGCTGGATCACAATGGATAAATTTAACCAATGAATCTGTTCAAATAATTTTTGAATTTTTAGAAAAGAACCCCCAATATTTAAAAAAATTAAAACATTCAAGAGCTACAGATGAAATATGGGTTCAAACCATTATTATGAATAGTTCACTAAAAAGCCAGGTTGTAAACACCGACTTACGCTACATCGACTGGGAAACAGGTCCCGAATTCCCTAGAGTTTTAAATGAATTAGATGAAGAAAAGCTATTATCTGCTTCGGCACTATTCGCTCGTAAATTTAATTACTCAAAAAACAAAGCATTCATTAAAAGTCTTCTCAAGAATTTGAAATAA
- a CDS encoding glycosyltransferase — protein sequence MKNILLILPYGGVGGMERLALNFYNFYKSKGYHVTALKFFSLESDIINFNEDELALSKKDLFEFTTVERLKFYFLAPIKIRRIIKKYNITHSISFGDLTNVFSALSFTNEKKIGSIHALKSVELSSNSIFSKITKFSYKTTYKSFDKLVCISHAIKKDLIENCGYKFQNNLEVIYNPHDMEHIKLKALEPIENDIEVEIFKKDVILFLGRMSIQKSPWHLIKAFSLLKERNNTNLVFIGDGDFDVTEYVNLLVKKYHLENNVFFLGRKTNPYKYLAKAKVLALSSHYEGTPNVIVEAIALNIPVVSSNCTHGIAELMSINIDIKESKENITVDGGIITPNLYKGSMGVPNAKSDITEEELLFSKALIEVLQNKEWESLVTQNSTLLTEKFNINFVCDIYLQ from the coding sequence ATGAAAAATATCTTGTTAATTCTTCCTTATGGTGGTGTGGGTGGCATGGAGCGTTTAGCCTTAAATTTTTATAATTTTTATAAAAGTAAAGGTTACCATGTAACAGCATTGAAGTTTTTTAGTTTAGAGTCTGATATTATTAATTTCAATGAGGATGAACTGGCGCTCTCAAAAAAGGATTTATTTGAATTCACCACCGTAGAACGCCTAAAATTTTATTTTTTAGCGCCTATTAAAATCAGACGCATCATAAAAAAATACAACATAACACATAGCATCTCGTTTGGCGACTTAACCAATGTTTTTAGTGCATTAAGCTTTACTAATGAAAAAAAAATAGGGAGCATTCATGCGCTTAAAAGTGTCGAGTTAAGTAGTAATAGCATATTTTCTAAAATAACAAAATTTTCTTATAAAACAACCTATAAAAGTTTTGATAAATTAGTGTGTATCAGTCATGCCATAAAAAAAGATTTGATTGAAAACTGTGGTTACAAGTTTCAAAATAACTTAGAAGTTATTTACAATCCTCATGATATGGAGCACATCAAATTAAAGGCTCTAGAACCTATAGAAAATGACATTGAGGTTGAAATTTTTAAAAAGGATGTGATTCTATTCTTGGGTAGGATGTCTATTCAAAAATCACCATGGCATTTAATTAAAGCCTTTTCACTATTAAAGGAAAGAAACAATACAAATTTAGTTTTTATTGGCGATGGTGATTTCGATGTTACAGAGTACGTTAATTTGTTAGTAAAAAAGTATCATTTAGAAAATAATGTGTTCTTTTTGGGTAGAAAAACCAATCCTTATAAATATTTGGCAAAAGCCAAAGTTTTGGCATTATCATCCCATTATGAAGGGACACCTAATGTTATTGTAGAGGCAATTGCTCTAAATATCCCTGTAGTATCTTCAAACTGCACCCATGGAATAGCAGAACTTATGAGTATCAACATAGATATAAAAGAATCTAAAGAAAATATTACAGTAGATGGAGGTATAATAACTCCTAATTTATATAAAGGATCTATGGGCGTTCCTAATGCAAAATCAGATATTACCGAGGAAGAACTACTGTTTTCTAAAGCACTCATAGAAGTATTACAAAATAAAGAATGGGAAAGTTTAGTAACACAGAACTCAACACTGTTAACTGAGAAGTTTAATATAAATTTTGTTTGTGATATTTATTTACAATAA
- a CDS encoding glycosyltransferase: MVLKDSIPDTPERNPLVSLIILTYNSADFILETLESAKEQSYKNIELIISDDCSSDATTTICENWLIDNKQYFKNTQLIVPASNTGIPANCNRGIKASNGQWLKFLAGDDVFFPNCVQSCIDFVNKHSEVKFLFSKVAYLTNDKESKYLETKTDIDMVFFNSTPKNQYDMLVKGGVYVPAPTEFLNKQTLLELGMFDEEIKLCEDYPMWMKATKNNVKLFFMSSETIWYRIHEQSVMSSRSLLYEKSMKTVFFKYRFKYLLKKQPLKAINLFFINISRTNRFWSKAVNLLLPSTYITWFKTKLQ; encoded by the coding sequence ATGGTTTTAAAAGATAGTATACCAGATACACCAGAACGAAACCCATTGGTATCCCTAATTATATTAACCTATAATTCTGCCGATTTTATTCTTGAAACTTTAGAAAGTGCTAAAGAGCAATCCTATAAAAACATAGAGCTTATTATTAGTGATGATTGTTCTTCAGACGCGACAACCACTATATGCGAAAATTGGCTGATAGATAATAAACAGTATTTTAAAAACACCCAACTTATTGTACCAGCATCTAATACCGGAATTCCTGCTAATTGCAACAGGGGCATCAAGGCTTCAAATGGGCAATGGTTAAAATTTTTAGCTGGAGATGATGTGTTTTTTCCAAATTGCGTGCAATCTTGTATTGATTTTGTTAATAAACATTCTGAGGTGAAATTTTTGTTTTCCAAAGTGGCATATCTTACAAATGATAAAGAATCAAAATATCTTGAAACTAAGACAGATATCGACATGGTTTTTTTCAATTCCACACCTAAAAACCAGTATGATATGTTGGTGAAAGGCGGGGTGTATGTACCTGCGCCCACCGAATTTTTAAACAAACAAACCCTATTAGAGTTAGGAATGTTCGATGAAGAAATTAAACTTTGTGAAGATTACCCCATGTGGATGAAAGCAACCAAAAACAATGTGAAATTATTTTTTATGAGTTCAGAAACAATTTGGTACCGCATACATGAACAAAGTGTTATGAGTTCAAGAAGTCTGCTTTATGAAAAATCTATGAAAACGGTGTTCTTTAAATACCGTTTTAAATATTTACTAAAAAAACAACCACTCAAAGCTATAAATTTATTTTTTATAAATATCTCTAGAACAAATCGATTTTGGAGTAAAGCAGTAAACTTATTACTTCCCTCCACGTATATAACCTGGTTTAAAACAAAACTACAATGA
- a CDS encoding glycosyltransferase family 4 protein, which yields MKLLYITNQISAAAGLERVLSIKASALADTLGYEVHIITLNQGNQELFYKFSDKIIHHDLNINNSKIGYLFNYIKKIKATVKEINPDVISVCDDGLKGFYLPIILKKKYPIIYERHASKYISLNSKGWKQKLKLQLQSKLMQWGAKSFDAFIVLTKSNVKEWKLSNIRVIPNPLSFYPSETSSLLNKKVIAVGSHYHQKGFDMLLHIWATLSPQFPDWELNIYGQIDTQETYLKLAKKLKINQHVHFHMPVKNIGDKYQEASIYAMTSRSEGFGMVLIEAMAYGVPCVSFDCPSGPRDIISNNNDGFLIPPENETLFAEKLKLLMSNKQTRLKMGECARTASKNYLPNQIILQWDALFKMLTK from the coding sequence ATGAAGTTACTATACATCACCAATCAAATTTCGGCTGCTGCAGGCTTAGAACGGGTATTGTCTATAAAAGCAAGTGCACTCGCTGATACTTTGGGTTATGAAGTACATATTATAACATTAAACCAAGGCAATCAAGAATTGTTTTATAAATTTAGTGATAAAATAATACATCACGATTTAAATATAAACAACTCTAAAATAGGCTATCTATTTAATTATATAAAAAAAATAAAAGCAACAGTTAAAGAAATAAATCCAGACGTTATATCGGTGTGCGATGATGGGTTAAAAGGTTTTTATCTACCTATTATTTTAAAAAAAAAGTACCCCATCATTTATGAAAGGCACGCTTCAAAATACATCTCTTTAAATTCGAAGGGCTGGAAACAAAAATTAAAGTTACAACTGCAATCGAAACTCATGCAATGGGGAGCCAAATCTTTCGATGCTTTTATTGTGCTTACAAAAAGCAATGTGAAAGAGTGGAAATTATCAAATATAAGAGTAATTCCAAATCCGTTGTCTTTTTATCCCAGCGAAACTTCCAGTTTATTAAATAAGAAAGTAATTGCTGTTGGTTCACATTACCATCAAAAAGGCTTTGATATGTTGTTGCATATTTGGGCCACATTAAGTCCACAGTTTCCCGATTGGGAACTCAATATTTATGGTCAAATAGATACTCAAGAAACCTATTTAAAATTGGCTAAAAAACTTAAAATAAACCAACATGTACATTTTCACATGCCCGTTAAAAACATTGGCGATAAGTACCAAGAGGCTTCCATCTATGCCATGACCTCTAGATCTGAAGGTTTTGGTATGGTGCTTATTGAAGCCATGGCATATGGTGTGCCTTGTGTATCTTTTGATTGTCCAAGTGGCCCTCGCGACATTATTTCAAATAATAATGATGGTTTTTTAATACCTCCTGAAAACGAAACACTGTTTGCTGAAAAGTTAAAGTTATTAATGTCCAATAAGCAAACCAGACTAAAAATGGGAGAATGTGCCCGTACAGCATCTAAAAACTATTTACCCAACCAAATAATATTACAGTGGGATGCCCTCTTTAAAATGTTAACGAAATAA